The following are from one region of the Sorghum bicolor cultivar BTx623 chromosome 2, Sorghum_bicolor_NCBIv3, whole genome shotgun sequence genome:
- the LOC110432557 gene encoding 60S ribosomal protein L4-1-like, whose translation MVAFSRPLVTVKALEGDMVTDAPGIALPPVFGAPIRPDVVRFAHKLLSCNKRQPYAVSRRAGHQTSAESWGTGRAVSRIPRVPGGGTHRAGQGAFGNMCRGGRMFAPTKIWRKWHHRVNINLRRVAVASALAATAVPALVQARGHRIETVPEMPLVISDSAESIEKTSQALKILKQIGAYADAEKAKDSVAIRPGKGKMRNRRYINRKGPLIVYGTEGSKVVKAFRNLPGVDVANVERLNLLDLAPGGHLGRFVIWTESAFKKLEEVYGSFDAPSLKKKGFVLPRPKMTNADLGRIINSDEVQSVVKPLNKEVKRREKRKNPLKNMAAVLKLNPYLGTARKMATLAEAARVKARKEKLDSKRTKLSPEEAAKVKAAGKAWYKTMISDSDYTEFENFTKWLGVTQ comes from the exons atggtcGCCTTCAGCCGCCCCCTCGTGACCGTGAAGGCCCTGGAGGGCGACATGGTGACCGACGCTCCCGGCATCGCCCTACCGCCCGTCTTCGGGGCGCCGATCCGCCCCGACGTGGTCCGCTTCGCCCACAAGCTGCTGTCCTGCAACAAGCGCCAGCCCTACGCCGTCTCCCGCCGCGCCGGCCACCAGACGTCGGCCGAGTCCTGGGGTACGGGCCGCGCCGTGTCCCGTATCCCCCGCGTCCCGGGAGGCGGCACCCACCGCGCCGGCCAGGGAGCCTTCGGCAACATGTGCCGCGGCGGCCGCATGTTCGCGCCCACCAAGATCTGGCGCAAGTGGCACCACCGCGTCAACATCAACCTCCGCCGCGTCGCCGTCGCCTCCGCgctcgccgccaccgccgtccCGGCCCTCGTCCAGGCGCGCGGCCACCGCATCGAGACCGTCCCAGAGATGCCCCTGGTCATCTCCGACTCGGCGGAGTCCATCGAGAAGACCTCCCAGGCGCTCAAGATCCTCAAGCAGATCGGCGcctacgccgacgccgagaagGCCAAGGACTCCGTCGCCATCCGCCCCGGCAAGGGGAAGATGCGCAACCGCCGCTACATCAACCGCAAGGGCCCGCTCATCGTCTATGGCACCGAGGGCTCCAAGGTCGTCAAGGCCTTCCGCAACCTCCCCGGTGTGGATGTCGCCAACGTCGAGCGCCTCAACCTGCTCGACCTCGCCCCTGGTGGCCACCTCGGGCGCTTTGTGATCTGGACCGAGAGCGCGTTCAAGAAGCTAGAGGAGGTTTATGGGAGCTTTGACGCGCCCTccctgaagaagaagggcttcgTTCTGCCGAGGCCCAAGATGACCAACGCTGACCTGGGCAGGATCATCAACTCTGACGAGGTGCAGTCTGTGGTGAAGCCACTCAACAAGGAGGTGAAGCGCAGGGAGAAGAGGAAGAACCCTCTCAAGAACATGGCTGCTGTGCTCAAGCTCAACCCCTACCTCGGCACTGCCCGGAAGATGGCCACCCTTGCTGAGGCTGCCCGTGTCAAGGCCCGGAAGGAGAAGCTCGACTCCAAGAGGACCAAGCTTAGCCCG GAGGAGGCTGCCAAGGTCAAGGCTGCGGGCAAGGCATGGTACAAGACCATGATCTCAGACAGTGACTACACTGAGTTTGAGAACTTCACAAAGTGGCTCGGTGTGACGCAGTGA